The Pecten maximus chromosome 10, xPecMax1.1, whole genome shotgun sequence region CAAAGATACAGCATTTGTCAGCATTTCGATCTATAGTgaactatatacaatgtatgtggcTGGTCTTGTTACcgggcatgggcttattgcaggataaatatggtagcAAATATAAGTTTGGTCAACACAGATTGACCTGCTACTGGGGTAGGAGTATTCAAATTCTCATCTCACTAGAATGTGGTGAATTCACAGTTTTTACACCACAGtgaatgtcatttattttaacgTTAGAAACAGGGTTTCTGGTTAGCATTCCAATTCTCCAAATGACAACTTTTGTAACGATGAGTCATGTGCTGGAGAACTGGATGTCTCATGTGACAAGTATTACGTGATCATATCTAGAGTAACCACTGGAAAACTTGCGTAACCATGGGTTACTCGCTGGAAAACTTCAGTAGCCATGGGGTTACTCACTGGAAAACTTCAGTAGCCATGGGGTTACTCGCTGGAAAGTTTCGGTAACCATGGGGTTACTTGCTGGAAAGTTTCGGTAACCATGGGGTTACTCGCTGGAAAGCTTTAGTTACCATGGGGTTACTCACTGGAAAGCTTTGGTAACCATGGGGTTACTCACTGGAAAGTTTCGGTAACCATGGGGTTACTCACTGGAAAACTTTGGTAACCATGGGTTACTCACTGGAAAGCTTCGGTAACCATGGGGTTACTCACTGGAAAGCTTCGGTAACCATGGGGTTACTCACAGGAAAGCTTTGGTAACCATGGGGTTACTCACTGAAAATCTTTGGTAACAATGGGGTTACTCGCTGGACATCGATCTTTGGTAACCATGTGTTACTGAAAAACTTCAGTAACAAGAGTTACTCACTGGAAAACTTTGGTAACCATGGGTTACACACTAGAAATCTTCAGTAACCATGGGTACCTACTACAGAGCTTCAGCAACTGAAGGAAGATGTTGAATTTAGCAAGCCAGTAGGCACTTAACTAATATCCTTACAACTCCATTAGCTAGGTACCTCAAAGAGTCAGTAACCATGTGCTACCCAATGGAGAGCTTTGGTAACCAGGAGTTACTCACTTGCAAGCTTTGGTAACTATGAGGAGCCTACTTTAAACTCCAGTAACCGTTAGTTACCTGCTAGAAATCTTCCATAGTTTCCCACAGGTCGTGGGATTCTGTTTGGCGTAATCAGCTGAACATTTCTTCTTCGACAGGTTTAGATACCCAGGTGCCATAACTGTTTTCCGTCATTTTCTTCAGCATCAACTTATTTGCTTGCTGGAAGTCTGTGGCAGCCATTTTGGCCTGATTGTATGTTTTGTACTGTAAAAGCTCCTGATGTCCGAACTTTTTACACACTTGTTTAAAACTGTCATACAAGTTCTTCTTGGTACAACGAGAGAATAATGCTTTCTCGAtactgaaaaagaaaaacaagatCAGAATTATAACGAAAATTTTGAGTTTTATTTTACTTGTAACAAAGAAACACCTCCTTTCAATAATAGTCTTAATTGCCAAATAATTTTgcaactaatttttttttatttgaaattctAATTCCAGGAAAcagaattaaaatatttgtttgaaaaataattctACTTTGAAACGGAATATCAtagtgatttatatatatatatatatatccctttTGTCTACTTGAAAATAATTCACtgctataattttcaaattatttaacttgCTCATGAAAATACagattctgattttttttccatacaGGCTTTCTTGGCCTTTAATCCTCACTTAGTAACATGACCAATATCAGCCTTATACTCTAGCCAAGCAAAACAAAGGCTGTGTTGTCCttattgacctctgaccctaacaTATAGTGTACAGTTCCAACTTCTGTCTATGACATCTGTCTCTTGAGCAAAAATCCCATTTGCTATGACCTGCTGGTGAATAATAAGGTCTCATTTCTGTCTACGACCTCTGACCCTTACCTAGTGTAAAACAGTCCCATTTGCTATGACCTCTGACCCTTACCTAGTGTAAAACAGACCCATTTgatatgacctttgacccttacCTAGTGTAAAACAGTCCCATTTGctatgacctctgacctttaccTAGTGTAAAACAGCCCCATTTGCtatgacctcagacccttaCCTTGTGTAAAACAGTCCCATTTGCTATGATCTCTGACCCTTACATAATGTGAAACAGTCCCATTTGCTATGACCTGCTGGTGAATAATAAGGTCTCATTTCTGTCTACGACCTCTGACCCTTACCTAGTGTAAAACAGTCCCATTTGCTATGATCTCTGACCCTTACCTTGTGTAAAACAGTCCCATTTGCTATGACCTCTGACCCTTACCTTGTGTAAAACAGTCCCATTTGCTATGATCTCTGACCCTTACCTAGTGTAAAACAGTCCCATTTGCTATGACCTCTGACCCTTACCTAGTGTAAAACAGCCCCATTTGATATGACCTCTGACCCTTACCTTGTGTAACACAGGCCCTGTGTTCCATCTGTAACCTCTGGCTTGTCGTCTCCGTAGCACCAGTTGATGCTGAGAGCCTTCGTTTTCTGTGTCTCGCGGGATGGCTCCACAGCAGTTACGCGCCCTAACCACGGGTGATTCAGCTGGTAGCCCTGAGGCAGCATTGTATTGATGTCCATGTCACCGCGATTCACACGGCAGCATACAGCTCGGGCCAGATGACCAGGGTCAAATAGAAATCCTGTCAAATATAGAACATCCACAACTGCAGTAATGATCTCAAAATGTATCTCAGCTCTATCAGctatatataaagatacatgtgTCTGAAGAGGAAAAGCCGTGACATTGTGGGATAAATCTCTTCCTCATTTTCGTTCTTTCcgaaaatgacattttatattttatgtgttgTTTACCTAAAAAGGCTATATTCAGCGTTGTAGTTGCATTACATGTTTAACAAAGTTTTGCATAAGAGATGCGAGAAAAATATTCAACCAATATGTTAGGTATTTTCAGTAACTGAATTTAGGGTTAACATAGCCTTTACAAGGTCTCAACATTGACCCAAGTTATATACACTCCGAGATAAAATATTCATGGTATTTACTTGGTATTACAAATGGCCCCTAAGTACTGTATTTGCTACTGGTAGTATACAAATGTTCTGTAAAGCTTAACTCAGTGAGATAATTACAGTACCATGTTGCTGAAACATTTGCATTACTGAAAAATTTCTGAGAATCACAAATCATCAAACTAGATATAATTTATTGTCTTGCATTAACTAAATTccaaatttatttcaatattaaaaattttctataaaatttaagcaaaatgatatttctataaattgaGAACACTTACCGAGTGTTAGAGAATCTAGGTAGACGGGTTCTAAAAAGTGACTGAGAAGAGCTCCCTGCATACCAACGACATTCCATCGACAAATTTTGTCTGTACAGGACATGGTCCGCAGCCTCTCGCCTCTCTGGATTCCGTCAAATGTCTGTACGGTGAAGTCTGGTTCAACTGGAATGGTTCCCTCCCCTGGGAAAAGGAGAAATGATGGTGAAACATTTATCTGGCAAAAAGCCCAGAGATGCATCTTATTCCTGAttcaaactagaactgtcgtccagagggccaactcataccccccgaccctctggtgaagattttccaacaaaaacctgtttttaGTGAACGGGTTACCACGGCAACCTAAATTTGTGGGGAAAAAACCTGCatgcatatgtacacattatgagtccctaacattcctgtgtatttcaaatgaaatcagttgatagctatataggagTTGTCTGAGTTGTCTTAGTTGTCTTGACTAaagtctacaatgtataagggttattgccatAAAATTTTGTGGAAATTCCTTCAGTAGTTTAGGAAGAGTAGCCGGTACATcattgtgtctacagacggacggacggacgacctgattccagtataccccccccccccccccccccccccccccccccccccctaacttcgttgcggggggtaTAATTAGGGAAGGAGGTTATTTTATAGCCTGACACTGATTATCTTACCTCCCTCCATCTTGGTGCGGAGTAGCCCCTGTACCTGGCTGGTGAATGTTGGATGGTGGGTCCTGTCTTTCAATGTCTCTAATGGAGTATTGTTGGAGGCAGAATCCCTGTTGATAAACATGTAGAGTATTACctaactatatatgtataccattATGTCCATACAATATTAGAATTCCTGTTGATAAACATGTagaatattatataactatatatatgtataccattATGTCCATACAATATTAGAATTCCTATTGATAAACATGTAGAGTATTACctaactatatatgtataccattGTGTTCATACAATTTTGTCAATTTTCGCTTATTCTTTTTTATTCACTCCATTTAAGGGGCCGTGGCGATGGCCtggtggttaaggtgtccctacactttatcactagccctccacctctgggttgcgagttcgaaacctacgtggggcagttgccaggtaccgactgtaggccggtgatttttctccggctttccttcacctccaaaacctggcacgcccttaaatgaccctagctattaataggacgttaaacaaaaacaaaccaaacaaaccaaatcaatttttgctaaataaaatattgacaaagagcatattacatatgtatgtgaaAAGTCTTTGTCCAGACTTGCTAGATCATTATGTTTGGTCCAATCGTCTGGACCGCAGTAAAAGAAAATCTGACTGAGGGCTGTCTTTGAGTGTCTTATTTCTTGTGTTCTTGCTGTCGTTCAAAGACAACCCTAGCATGGCGTcagtcaagggaggtaattaccTGGGAGAGAAGAGAGCACCATCCCCACATGGTGCAGTAGAAATATAAAGGTGGAAAGTTATACCATCCCTTATCTTTAGCTTTCCTGACGGTGACTTCACGAAGAAACCATTAGGGCCATTGGGTTCAAAGGTCAGCAACTTTTTATACAGGAACCTGAAAAACACAACATATTTCTATGTAATAGAGCAATGTTCCCTATCCCAAGCCAACACACAGTGAGCATGTCCTAAACAATAGGCATATGTCGAGACAAAGGTAAGGTTTATGTACATTTAACTGAGAAATTAAACATTCTTGATGAAAAGCAACATTAAGTTGctttttcttttaattcttGTTTTCCAATAAGATGGCCTTTAACTTgttatcaaaatatgttaaGAATGTCaagtttacaaaaaatatttttctgtagaaatatatatttctagaAATATAAAAGCTGGGAATTTAACTATATTTCCTAAGTTTTTTATGACATACCTAATGAAGCCCCGACGAGTGATGATTTCAGCGTGAGAGTCGTTGACCGTGTTTCCCTCCAGACTCAGCTGCTGACCAGTTATACATCTGTTACCTAGGATACATCATCACATGGTCAGTAAAATATAATACAGGGATGTGTAACTCAGAAAAATAACTGATATAGGTATTAGAgaataggtcaaaggtcacaggatttttcaaaacatataaatgttacagatattatattgttttaatttgtggCTAATGGTCTGATGaaggacacaaacctgttcTCATGAATATGACCTTGCCAAGGTCAAGTGATTTTGTCAATGGtaaaaggttaaaggtcaaaggatTTTAAACAGACAATTGTTCCCATGGAATGACAGTTCCAAATTCAAAATGACTTAGTCATAgctaggtcaaaggtcagaggATTTCAAAACACTCACCTGTTCCTATGGATGTGACAGTGCAAAGGTCAAAATAACTTGGTCATAGGTCAAAGATCAAAAGGTCAGAGGATTTTAAAACACACACCTGTTCCTATGGATATGACACTGCCAAGGTTAAGTCATAGTTCAAAGGTCAGAGGATTTCAAAACACTCACCTGTTCCTATGGATATGACAGTGCCAAGGTCAGCATCAGATGTCTTCATCACAAGCCCGGCAATGACCTTACGGCCAGCAAAGTTGTCAGCTATGGTGGCCACAAGGGAATTGAAGTGCTGGTGAGTCAGGGCGGCCACACGGTCAAAGTGAGTCATCTGTGATGCAGGGACGACATTCTTGGTCTGTCATTAAAAAGATACATTTAATCATCACAAAATGAAACAGCAAGCCTGGCAAAATCCTCACCACAGTATGACAAGGCATGCTGAGATAAAGAAAACTTTTATTCCCACTTTAACGGGTCAATGTGTTGGTACCAAGCTAGATAGATTGGAAAACCTAGGTATTTCATAGAGAAATCACTGAATTTCATGACAAGGGATTCTGTGTCTGAAAAAgtgtatttcaaaatattttgattgacTATTTCAATTCTTTAAATCTTTGCTACATATCTGGCATAATATTTTGAAACAGAAATGAATAATGTAATCAATTCAGAATTCCTACAAACATACCACACGAGCAAATACGTTAGTACATGCAGACATATCTTGAGGATTTGGTGATGATAATACTCACTGGAATTttttctgtgttatattttCCTTCCACGATTAGAGCCCGGAGTGCCATATCTGCCGCTTCTTTCCTGCCATCTTTTTTGTTGGTACACGTCACAGTCGACAGCTGTTCGTTACCGATAAACACTCCCATCTGAAACCTATTGGACACAAAACAAAACCGGTCAGCTGATCAGAATATTGTCAACATGCATATTGTGATCACGCTTTGTACTGATCGCAATATATTTCCTTTAAATGCTAATTAATCCAATACATTGTCATTTAATTGTGCATATATAAGCATCTGCAACAACTACAAAAATCTActtcaatttgattttaataaaaaaaaaattcttgaagaactttgaattatttttctttgATCCTCTTGTATCAAATTTAAAACTGGTATTGAAAAGTAGTTACATCATGTGTGTTTTTTGTAAAAACCTAAATGtacatttatcattttataaaaatgaatttaaatacacaAAAATTTATATCCAAAAAAATTACATGTCTAGCATAATTAACTTTGCAGTTATTTGTCTTTACAGAGTTTAAGTCTTTGTGACAACTTGAATGTCAAAGAGATCCTAAGAGAGGGAAAGCAgaacacagaaagacagagtaGAGAGTTTTAAagaaatactgtacatgtaatttcacagctaaatttaaatttacatacaAAGAATTTTGTAAAAGAGACCAAAAAAATATCATTGCATACATCCCAGACAGAGCATAAAAATATCAGTCAGTTAGCTGCTATTTTCGCGTACAAGTTTAATCATGCAGTGACCTAATTTGGAGCAGTGACCTACTTTGGACGGTGAGAAGGGCCGGACTGGCGGATGACTTCTATCCTGGCAACCTTGTGCCTTGACTGGGCATATTCCATCAAAGCACTGACTGGATTTTTGTTGAGGGCAGCAAAACTCTCTGTAGAGAAGTCAAGACTGAGGCTTTGTGGCCCCGACAGTGAAGGAGGACTAGCGAAATTTCCCGTCACTGGTAAGGAATGTGGTTGTTGGCCCTGTAATTGGGACATTTCTTGagaagagttacctcccctgccTAGGAATAGCGGAGATGCTCTTGCATTTTGGGAACTGGCATTCAGGAGTTTCTGCATGCCAGCATTTGCAAGGCCTGAATCTATCGGTGAAGATGCATCCCTTAAAGGTGAGATTTCAGTCTGTTTGAGTTGCTGACGAACAATCTCCAGTGGAGCCGGAGGAAGTTTAAATCCCTGAGACATACCCTGTGGAGTGGGCTGTCTCAAAGGTACTGGTCCTTGCTGAACTCTGGACTGCTGGGAGGAGGTTTCAGATGATGTGAATGGTGATTGTGTTTGTGTCTGATAAGATGAAAATGGGGATGAAGATGTCTGAGGTGATGAATGTGGCAATGAGAATGAGGATGAGGATGAGGATGATTTGAGTTGTGCAGTATCCGACTGCGATATTTTCATCAGTCTTGATATGAGAGAGTCCGTTTGGTTAACTTTCATTGGCTGACAAGATCCTGCTACCGACATTGAATTGTTTACTGTACACCTGATTGGTTGCAAACTCAGCATACGTGGTTCTGCTATCCCTACACCTGTATTAGCATTGAAAGGCAAACGATTGCCCACAGATGAAGGATGTGCCATTCGGCCTAAGATCTCAAACGGGTTTAATGGTTTTCCTGTAGATGGCACACGTTTCGGTGGCGGATTTAGGTTTGGTCTATTGGAGCCGATCTGAACTTGTTCCTCGTCACCGCAGTTGATTAACTTACCACGAATGTACTCCTCTCCCTTTTTGTCCAACACATAAACTTCGTCTTGGTCTCTAACATACTTCAACCTCCTCGCCTCTTGAATTATTTCCGAGACTTCTTCTTGTGAAATTTTCATCTTATGTACTAACACAAAACTCTTTGCCATTTTCATTGGACATCCAAGCAGAGTTTGTAATAACTTGTCTACGTCTGAGAAAGCTGTTTTTGGCTCGGATTTCACCTCAGGTGTACAACTACCTGGAGATATGCCCTGTTTTATCACAACTCTATCTGGGCTACTTGTCCAATCATGTACACCACCTCTTTTATCTGTTGGTGAAGTTTCATCAACCCTTTTACCAATGTTTTCATCACTTGAACAACTAACCATCATATCATTTTCACTTTCATCAGGCTCTAATTTAACTTCCACTTGCATTTTCTCACTCTCACTATCAGAAGTATTTTCCATTCTACTTCTGTCATTACCAAAAGGCCAAGATGCTTCACTGCGGCTTGGAGACATTGTTAATCCTTGATGGCTCGCACCAAGAAATTGTCCAGATGACTGAGGTGTATCCTGCAAAGACGGTTCCTCTAGTTTTAAATGAACATCACCAATATTGCTGAACATTTCTTCTGAATTAAATTCAGCTGGATTGAATGAAGGCCCACTCTGGGTCTCGATGTTGGTGACACCAGATGGATCCCCATAAAGTTGTGCCGTCCACAACACTGGCTGCTTAGATGCTTGAAGGATTTGTCCATTGTGTAACATCCAGTACAATAAAGGATTAACTTCAGATGAAGTGGACAGTCCAAGTGACTTTGCAATATCGGCAGCTTTGACAGGTGATCTTTGTGTGTGTAGAAAGGTCAGAATAGCTCTTATAGATTCCGGATCCACTGGCCTACTGTTCTTGAATGACTGTAACAGagaaaatatgtaattaaaatctaacaaaccaaaaacaaccaaaaatataaaaaaaataataataatacttaTTTCTTTATGTCAATGAAATTTATTCCTGTAAACGTCTGCACATGTATGTTAGTCTGACATTGTATgtttaaccctttcacccctactgaccatattggacttcacATGATGAATgatggcagagtccactaaagtttcttaTGGTTGAAAGGGTTAACTTATTTAGTCTCAGACTTATAATCAACTGTTACATGGAACAGACCATTCTTCTTAGCTCACTTCCTGTGAGAGCAATTGGTAATCGTTTAATGTATTTTACTGTTTTTCTTTCCCCAATAtggattaattaaattaaagGAAAAGTCATAGAGATATTATATGTCAGCTGAATGACAAATAGTTTCATTAAAGAATATAGTTTTAAAATTGGGTGTAAATGAGACAAGTTTTTTATTGGTTACAGGTGTACTACAGTGAACAGTGACGAGTGTACATACATCGTACACGAGCAAAATTAATATCATAGCCCAATTTTTAAGCAAATATGAtagtattgtgttgttttgtggACCATCACAGATTTAGGTCATCTTAGACCGtatataattcataaaaaaagCAAATCGAAAgtaaaaatgttacaaaattacTTTGATAATCATTGATATGTAATGTGAACTTAAATAACTTTAACATTGCAGTATATCACAAAACTTACCATTCTAGTGGTAATGGGAGgcatttatgaaaataaatatttctctaTGCACAGCACATAAGCGACACCAAGCTTAAAACCGGTTACCAACTGACTGAATGAGTACCCCTACTATGAACTATTTAAATAGCTTTAAATTGCACAGGTAtgcattatttttaaaaatagcTATTGCTCACCTCTTCACAAAACTAGGTTGATTTTTCATGTAATGACAAGACTTAAAGGTATGTCATCCAATTAACATTCTATATTTAGGTTTATTGAAAAACCAATAAGGTGATCGATAATATTTTACACATTAGCGACACgaaacaaaaaacgaaaatcGAAACCGAAACTAGGATTCTTGGTATTCCATTTGGAAATAACCGATGACGACAGAGGCTATCAAAAtactataaatatttattacatttctattttGAGAGTTAAATCCACGTTTAAGTCCACGAATAACTCCCCTTCCTCGTCCTCGTCCTCTCCCCCTACCCCTCGAGACACCATCGTGCTGACGATTCCTCTGCATCATCGATGGGCCGGTCATGATCACGGAGTGCGAAGGCCGAGCATCCTGCATTTGCCAGACAGGCggaacattttgtatttttctaaTAACTCCCTGCCTCTGTAGTCTATATAATTCCACATTTAAAGTCTTTTTCTTGCCACGTAAAGCATGAAGTAAATCCGCGGTCTTGCATGTCTGGTTCTTCTGTTTCTGTATGTGCTGCAATATCCTTGTCACCATATTGtccgccatttttgtttactggTCACGTGACTTTTTGAGAGCGTCTCTTACTTTCCAAATCTACTTTCGATTTGTCCAAGTGAGTTTTTAAAATACAGTAGGATTAGGCCGACAGTTAACGTTAACTAGTTATAGTGACCTTTCATGAGACAGAAATACTCGTTGCTTTTTCAATGAATACAAAATCAAATGAAAGCGAAAGTTTTATTTGAACTAAAATTCCAAGAGCCCTAAAGATGAGGAAAGtctgttgtaaaaaaaaaaatgaacgtAAAAAGCATCTAGAATTAAGAATATAAAAAAGAATTTACTATATCAATAATGAcaaaatgatacaatgtatataaatgatacaatgtatataaattatgagAATGAAGTACGTTTGCGTgttcatttaagcaatgaactgttaccaaatggtagtatacagtcgatatgaatacaatttgtgtgacagatacaaaatgtagaatgtcgcccgttatggcgacatgaaatatttatctgtcacccaaattgtattcatatcgactgtatgctaccatttggtaacaatTACGTTCATaaagaatttgtttttatttactgcaggcagagacctatatactaaagtaTAGTATAAGTATCTGCTGTAGGTTTTGatgcgtttaaatttgccgcttactcTATCGCcgacgtcatcaagttcaaataccggaacagtcgacatttccagaaggaataatatcGTCTCCCGTGCCGTTATTAAAAGCAAACACATTAAATGGTTTagcacaaatttggctttattttctgtttcatttacgtttgtagatatcgtcaaattattcacaattgcataattttttattgtttaaaatccaagccgTTTTCGGTTAACATTTaattagaagtgatgcggctttgaacgggtattgcacaggacagacttgattcctcggaaacacttatgcttctatcgactggatttactttattttcagaagaatatcagttcttaaatcataaatgaaagtcgtcttgacagtaggtgaaaatgATTCcaaagatattttgtttatttagcAGACTGTTTTTTTCAACTTCACGGGGGCTCGATACAGTAgacctttgacatcagtgaataaccacaaaactaaaatccagtataATAGGCCTACATatacaaccggaaaccatgtcgatactccaGATTCACTGGAATTTAATGTCGTCGTGTcttatggcaagccaaagtggaaaaaagaaactatttatggatatccatcaATCGATTTATGAATAtcctaattttcttctgtttatctctaCTACAATtcccttttacaatacatatttatttaatacaattcagattatattttttatactaaacagattatatttttaaatatgtctcaaGTACACGTATTTGCTTATTTGCAGTTAGACGTACATGTCAGACAATCTAATAGCTATAATCAGATACATGctgaatgtaaactatatagcattgttttatcttatataagatatgttatcacgATAATATTCcgaaacaaaatacaacatagaattataatttaactcattccattataacaattatacacaacgagaaaaaaattttgtttttcaaatatatgtgtgtgtgtatttcggcacaaattgcatgaaacttgtagaaaaaataatctgatactttctcaattaagaaaagtaaaataagcgcCTTTATCAGCTAttgttaaacgtacatgtagtgaatgagcgaatagtgaaaattggagataatatctcatttacatatttaaattgctcatttaaatatgatttaaaatttgggcatagttacatttaaatttttgtgggggtctgatctagcccaccatcctacctttggtgccattcctataaaggactacttacaaccggaaaccaggatgaagtctgatttacatatttgttactgttaatcttaaaatgaattataaaacattaaccaaaagaacaggtccggagttaTACATGCACATGGAGTACAAAATTCACTATTGGAATTTTCCTAACTACATGACAGTTGGTATAAGATGCAGAAATTAATCAATACTTTTAAGGAAATCGTTTGCTTTCAAACGTTAggtgaacgttactatacgtatgcttaggaatgttattgaatataatgaaacacagATTTCTGAAGgcagatagacacagaaatataattttccaatgtacagattttgatattatatatataccctttgtctgatcttcaatgaaattagtaaattaatgtatttttaaaacattaggTTTGCACACCAACGCTGTCACGGATGTTTTGCCTTATATATCAAGGCTGCTAAATAGTGGTATTaacgtctccaaacgagaccaagtaTGGTTTAAAAAAAGCCAGGGTTGTCACATGAACACAGTCCgagagtgtcctaggctcggctGTAACCATTAACCTCGTCAATCAACCTCTATCTGAGtataattccaacttttaacttAACTCTAGAACACATGTCGTGCTATGTTATGACCACCGGTAGAGTTGAAagattcatttatattaaattcaattcaactttactGGAACgtttataactacaactgtatttttatGTATAAATGAATTTTACCTACACATATCGTCATGAAAACATCGCCCATTGTCGTAATGGTCATCCCAAAACGTCGTTTTACGGTAACGCGACTTAAATACAGGGTTGATCTCAggtttttggtcttgatttctttcttaAATATTTAGGTACTACTTTAATTTAAATACttattatggatatccataaatcgaattattaTTGAGCCCCTTTTATTCCGAATTGAGAAAAGTATTAACCGTATTTTCCCGGTGCCTCTCTGTATTAAAATTGACTTAATCATTTACGagtaaaaatggaaaaaaaatcccCAAGAAAATTTagtaaatacataatgtatgccAAGTCGGGTAGAATGTCACAATTAAATGATTGATATGTTATTCTGCATCTAGGacttggtttgtgtgtgtgtatatgtttCAGCATTAGAATTAACTCGGCTGTGTTCTTCGCCATTTTGTACACATAGTGTCAAGTGATTTTGGTTGTGTGCTGTAAAGAGTAGTAAAAACGCCACGTGTAATATTGAATTGTCTGATCGGGATGTAATTCATGAATACTTATGTAATAATTTACcatgttttataaaa contains the following coding sequences:
- the LOC117335621 gene encoding double-stranded RNA-specific adenosine deaminase-like isoform X1 produces the protein MVTRILQHIQKQKNQTCKTADLLHALRGKKKTLNVELYRLQRQGVIRKIQNVPPVWQMQDARPSHSVIMTGPSMMQRNRQHDGVSRGRGRGRGRGRGVIRGLKRGFNSQNRNSFKNSRPVDPESIRAILTFLHTQRSPVKAADIAKSLGLSTSSEVNPLLYWMLHNGQILQASKQPVLWTAQLYGDPSGVTNIETQSGPSFNPAEFNSEEMFSNIGDVHLKLEEPSLQDTPQSSGQFLGASHQGLTMSPSRSEASWPFGNDRSRMENTSDSESEKMQVEVKLEPDESENDMMVSCSSDENIGKRVDETSPTDKRGGVHDWTSSPDRVVIKQGISPGSCTPEVKSEPKTAFSDVDKLLQTLLGCPMKMAKSFVLVHKMKISQEEVSEIIQEARRLKYVRDQDEVYVLDKKGEEYIRGKLINCGDEEQVQIGSNRPNLNPPPKRVPSTGKPLNPFEILGRMAHPSSVGNRLPFNANTGVGIAEPRMLSLQPIRCTVNNSMSVAGSCQPMKVNQTDSLISRLMKISQSDTAQLKSSSSSSSFSLPHSSPQTSSSPFSSYQTQTQSPFTSSETSSQQSRVQQGPVPLRQPTPQGMSQGFKLPPAPLEIVRQQLKQTEISPLRDASSPIDSGLANAGMQKLLNASSQNARASPLFLGRGGNSSQEMSQLQGQQPHSLPVTGNFASPPSLSGPQSLSLDFSTESFAALNKNPVSALMEYAQSRHKVARIEVIRQSGPSHRPKFQMGVFIGNEQLSTVTCTNKKDGRKEAADMALRALIVEGKYNTEKIPTKNVVPASQMTHFDRVAALTHQHFNSLVATIADNFAGRKVIAGLVMKTSDADLGTVISIGTGNRCITGQQLSLEGNTVNDSHAEIITRRGFIRFLYKKLLTFEPNGPNGFFVKSPSGKLKIRDGITFHLYISTAPCGDGALFSPRDSASNNTPLETLKDRTHHPTFTSQVQGLLRTKMEGGEGTIPVEPDFTVQTFDGIQRGERLRTMSCTDKICRWNVVGMQGALLSHFLEPVYLDSLTLGFLFDPGHLARAVCCRVNRGDMDINTMLPQGYQLNHPWLGRVTAVEPSRETQKTKALSINWCYGDDKPEVTDGTQGLCYTSIEKALFSRCTKKNLYDSFKQVCKKFGHQELLQYKTYNQAKMAATDFQQANKLMLKKMTENSYGTWVSKPVEEEMFS